The nucleotide window TGGCAGCGACGGCATATATTCCGGCGAACGTCCCCATCCCCGCCTGTACGGTACCTTTGTGCGGGTTCTGGGGCGCTATGTCCGGGAACGTCGGCTCTTTACCCTGGAAGAGGCGGTGGCCAAAATGACCTCTCGTCCGGCGTTCAGGTTTGGCCTAAAAGAACGCGGTCAAGTTAGAGTAGGATATTATGCGGATTTGGTAATCTTTGACCCGGAAACTGTAGGTGATCGCGCTACCTTTGAGAAACCCGCTCAGCCTCCGAGCGGTATTGTAGCAGTGATCGTTAACGGCCGGGTCATCTACCAGGACGGTCAATTTAGCGGAGAGCTGCCGGGTTTTATCTTAAAAACAAAACCGGGGCAGTCCCCGGTTAAATTATAATGCATATTAGCCCGCCGCCGCCGTCGTTTACAATGCGTTCTATTGTTTCCTGAAGCTTTATTTGAGCGCTTTCAGGCATGCGATAGAGCTTGCTCTGGATGCCTTCCCGTACCAATTCGCTTAAAGACTTGCCGAAAACATTGGTCTGCCAGATTTTCTGGGGATTGTCCTCAAACTCTTCCATAATATATTTCACCAAGTCTTCACACTGTTTTTCAGTTCCGATGAGGGGCGTTACTTCGGTGGTGATGTCGGCGCGGATGAAATGGTAAGATGGGGCTGTGGCCTTCAACCGCACGCCGGAACGGCCGCCCTGCTTGATAAGTTCCGGTTCCGCCAGTTCCATTTCTTCTTCGCTGGGTGTAACGACGCCGTAGCCGGTATTGCGTACTTCCTGGATGCCGTAGGCGATTTTATCCCATTCCTTTTTAATGCCGGCCAGCTCCCGAATCCAGCGTAGGACGTCGTGGTCCCCGCCGATATCCAGACCACTGACCTCACGCAAAACCTGGTAGAAAAGACCTTCTTTCGTCGTCAGGTCAATGTGGGCAGTACCCGTACCCAGGTCCATATCCCTCAGGGCCGCCCGGGCAACGTATTCGTTATTGTTGAGCTTCTCCACAACCCCGTTAATATCCCTCAAGCGACGCACCTCGCCCACGGCTTCCTGGACGGTATTTTCTAGCTGGCGGCGTAACCAGTGGTCCCCTGCTAGTTCATCAACCCAGCGGGGTAGGTTGACGTTTACTTCGGCCACCGGAAATTCATATAAGGCTTCTTCCATGATGTGCAGGATGTCCTCTTCCTCTAAATGCAGGCAGTCCACCGGCAGGACGGGAACATCATAGGCCGCCTCAAGTTCCCCGGCCAGCGTCACCGTTTCCTCGGCCAAAGGATGAAGGGAATTGAGAAGGACGACAAAGGGTTTGCCCAATTCTTTGAGTTCCCAAATGACCCTTTCTTCGGCGTCAACGTAATCCTGCCGTGAAATTTCAGTTATACTGCCGTCTGTGGTGACGACTATACCTATGGTGGCGTGATCGGTAATTACTTTACGCGTTCCCGTTTCCGCCGCTTCTTGGAAAGGTACGGGCTCTTCAAACCACGGCGTTCGGACCATCCTGGGCCCGCCGTCCTCCTCGTAACCGAGGGCGCCGGGTACTGTATAACCGACGCAGTCAACTATCCGCACCCGCACCTTCAGGCCCTCACGAACGGTGATCTCCACCGCTTCGTTGGGGATGAATTTAGGTTCGGTGGTCATAATCATGCGACCGGCGCCGCTCTGGGGCAGTTCGTCCCTGGCCCGTTCCCGTTCATTGGGGTTTTTAATATTTGGCAGTACCAGCTTTTCCATAAATTGAGTAATAAAAGTCGATTTGCCGCTGCGTACCGGGCCCATCACGCCGAGATAAATATCACCACCGGTACGTTCGGCTATGTCCCGGAAAATATCCCGATTTTCCACCCCTTAATCTCCCTCCCCAGGCCTTAATTTACCCGTTCAAAGATGGTATGTTTTAACAATACATCTATATGATTTTGCCGCCGGAATATGACCGAAAATACCCCGGGTGTTTAACCTTTTACAAATATATGCACCGGGGGAAAATAAAATAACCCGCCCCTGTGGGCAGGCTTTATATCTGCCATACACTGGCCTCCATTTCATTAGTCCGGGGACGCTGCATAAGGGCCCCCACACATTCCTGGGGAGGTTTGCCTTTATAAAGAACTTGATAAATTTCTTCAGTTATCGGCATGGGAATACCGTGCCGCAGGGCTAAATCTCGGGCCGCCGCCGTAGTTCGCACCCCTTCAACCACCATACCCATCCCGGCTAAAACTTCATCCAGGGGTCTGCCCCTACCGAGTTCAATGCCGGCGCGGCGGTTGCGGCTGTACATGCTGGTACAGGTAACAATCAAATCGCCGATGCCGCTTAAACCGGCAAAGGTCATGGGTCTGCCCCCTAGAGCCACACCAAGGCGGGCGATCTCAACTATTCCCCTCGTCATTAAAGCCGCCCGCGCATTGTCGCCAAGGCCCAGTCCATCGGCAATACCCGTGGCCAGGGCGATTATATTTTTTAAAGCGCCGCCAAATTCCACCCCTATCATATCGGGATTGGTGTAAACCCTAAATGCGGGTGTCATAAAAATATCCTGAACGTATTCGGCCACTTTCTTATCAACCGCGGCTACCACTACGGTGGTAGGCAGCCCACGACCTACTTCTTCGGCGTGGCTCGGGCCTGATAGGACGGCTATCCGTTCAAAACCTTCCTCTTTAAGGACTTCTGATAATCTTTTCTGGGTATCTAATTCCAGTCCTTTAGCTGTGTTTACGATAACTGCCTCCCTGGGCAGAAGGGGGTTCAGGTGGCGGGCAATCGTCCGCACGACGTGGGAAGGCACGGCTAAAACGACTAATTTCACACCTTTAACGCATTCTGCCAGTTCGACCATCGGGCGGATACCGTCGGGAAGTGTCACTCCCGGCAGGTAGGCTATATTCTCTCTCTTGGCATCCAGTTCGCGGGCTACTTCCTTTCGCCTGACCCACAAATTGACCGAAAAACCTTTTCCGGCCAGCAAGACGGCCAAGGCCGTACCCCAGCTGCCGGCACCAATGACTGCTATAGTACCCCCCACTTAACTCCGCTCCCCCAGTTTATGTTCTGTGCCCGTTAAAAGCCGTTTTATATTCGAACGGTGGCGGTAAATAATCAAGGCGGCACCTACTAAGGTAAAAAGGGTGTACGGCCAGGGACGATGGAAAAAAAGCATAAGAAAGGGAGCCACGGCCGCCGCAATGATTGAGCCTAATGAAACATACCTTGACAAAACAACTATGACAAGCCATAAGAGTCCCGCCCACAGGACTACAGCCGGCGCCATAGCCAGCACCGCTCCTGCCGTGGTCGCTACTCCTTTGCCCCCCTGAAATTCAAGAAACAACGACCAGCTGTGTCCGATAATGGCCGCCAGGGCCGTAACAGCCGCCAGCCATGGACCGCCTGCAACCTGACCGAGCCAAACGGCAATCACGCCCTTCAAGGCATCCACCGCCAGTACAACTAGGCCGGGGACAGTGCCCATAGTTCTCAAGGCATTTGTGGCACCTACATTGCCGCTGCCGCGTTTCCGGATGTCAAATCCGTAAACAAAGCGCCCAACTACATAAGCCGTAGGAATAGAACCGATAAGATAGGCCAGTGCCAAGGCCAGAAGCCACATATTTTCCCCTCCGTTTAATTTTTATCCCTTACTCTGGCGGAACAGCAGGCGCAGCGGCGTACCTTCAAAACCGAAGGCCTGACGCAGCTGGTTTTCTAAATAGCGCTGATAGGAAAAATGTACGTCATCCGGACGATTGCAAAAGAAGACAAAGGTGGGCGGCTTTACTTTAACCTGAGTGGCATAGTAGATTTTCACCGCTTGACCTTTGACGGCAGGCGGAGGCGTCAGCATGATGGCTTCCCGTACCACGTCGTTTAAAGTGCTCGTAGCAACACGCCGGGCAGCGGCGGCACCCACCGCATCAACGGTAGGCAAAATACGGGCCACCCTCTGGCCGGTTAAAGCCGAAATAAACAGAATAGGTGCATAGGTCATAAAGCTCAATTCACGACGAATTATTTCCTCATAGCGGACCACAGTTTTATCATCTTTAGGTACGAGATCCCATTTGTTTACTACTATTATAGAAGCTTTCCCTAGTTCATGACCATAACCGGCTATTTTTTTATCCTGTTCGGTAACGCCTTCAGTGCCATCCAGGATTAACAGCACGACGTCGGACCGTTCCACGGCCTTTAACGTACGTAAAACGCTGTAGTGTTCCGTAGCATTAACAATACGACTCTTACGCCGCATACCGGCAGTATCGATTAATACATATTCCTTTTCGTCCCGGCGGATATATGTATCGATGGCATCTCTGGTGGTTCCCGGTAAATCGCTGACGATCACCCGCTCTTCGCCCAGCAGCCGGTTTACTATTGAAGATTTGCCGACATTGGGGCGTCCGACAACGGCCACGCGCAGGGCTTCACCATCGTCTACCTCATGAAACCGGGGTAAAAGCTCGACGATCCTGTCGAGGAGATCACCTATATTTAATCCGTGAATGGCGGAAATGGGTACGGGATCACCCAGGCCCAGGCGGTAAAACTCATGGACGGGGGTGGGATCGCGGAAGTCTTCGACTTTGTTGGCCACCAGGATGACCGGCCGCCCAGAACGGCGTAAAAGATTGGCCACTTCTTCATCATCGGCGGTCAAACCGTTCCTCGCATCGACGACGAAGAGAATGACATCGGCCTCCGCAACGGCGGCTTCCGCCTGGCGCCTGACTTGAACTATCAGTGGATCGTCGTTCCCCACAGCAATACCGCCTGTATCAACAAGGGTAAAGGAGCAGCCCCGCCAGTCGGCATCATGGTAAAGACGATCCCGGGTTACTCCGGGAGTATCTTCTACAATGGCTATCCGGCTTCCGGTAATGCGGTTAAAAAGCGTCGATTTGCCGACATTGGGGCGTCCGACAATGGCAACTACTGGTTTGGGCAAAAGGATTCCTCCATTTCAATACCGCAGCATCCGGCGATCAGCCCTTTTCCGTTAGTGGGAACCACTTCTACCTTAACACCAAGTTCCCTTGCCACAACTTCCGGCGTCAGATCATCGAGAAAAATCAGCGCTTCCCTCTTTAACATGACGTCGGGGATGAGAACCCATCCCTCTTTACCCCGTAACCATGAAACTGTCCCCTTTAACCCCTCTATCAAATCGCGGCCCGTCAACAGGCCGGCCACCGTAACCTCCGGGCCAAAAAAATGATTTGTTACGGGGACCACCATTAGCTCAAGTTCGCCCGCTTTGGCCTTAATTTTAGGAAGCAATTCCTTTAAAAGCGGTGCCGCTAGAGTGCCGGTGGCTATTGCAATCCGCCGCGGCCCGTCCGGCCTCGGTTCAGCATGGGCAAGGGCGGCGTCGAAGTCGTCTAAAAAAAGACGTGTCAGGCCGACGCCGTTTTCTACCTGGGGAAATTCGTCATAGTAGGCAGCCGGTGGAAGGGGAAGACCGGCCAGTAAATAAAATTCATCGGCGCCGTATACCAGGCCGCAACCGTAACGTCTACGAAAAGATGCCTGCCAGACTTCTATCTGGTCAATGATCGCCGTCGCTTCTTCCGGCGTTACGCGCCTTAAAGGGTATAAATGTTTCCTCGACGAAGTCAGGCCTACGGGTACTACGGCGATGGACTGTACGGCCGGAAACAAGCCGCCAAGATCCTTTATCGTCCGTTCCAGCTCCGGGCCGTCGTTAAGGCCTGGACAGAGGACGATCTGAGTGTGCATCACAATTCCCGCTGCCGCTAGCCTTTTCAGCTGCGTCATTATTTCCCCTGCCCGGGGATTGCCCAACAATTTGTTTCTTAACAGGGGATTTGTCGTATGCACGGAAATATATAAGGGACTGATATGCCAGCGGAAAATATAATCCCAATCCTCGGGTTTCAGGTTGGTTAGGGTTATAAAATTTCCGTGGAGAAAGGAATAACGAAAATCGTCATCCTTGACATAAAGAGACGATCTTAATCCCAGGGGCATTTGATCGACGAAACAAAAAATACATTTATTGCGGCAGCGACGCAGGCCGTCGAAGGTGGCAGAGGCAAATTCCAACCCCAGGTCTTCGCCGTAGTCCTTTTCTATTTCCAGTATCCATCTTTCGCCGTCCGGTTTAGCGACCTCGACCTCCAGGTTTTCATCGGCAGTAAGGTAACGATAAACAATAAAATCGGTAACCTGCTCCCCATTAACGGTCAGCAAAATGTCTCCCGGGCAGATGCCCATTTCAGCCGCGATACTGCCCGGCCGGACGTAGGTAATAACTGCCCTTTTTTCCGTCAAGAAATCTCCGTCCCCGTAAGTATTTACCCAAGTTTCGCCTTAATTATCCAACATATTACGGCGGCCGTCAAGTTATTCTCCCCTTTCCTGACGTTTTGTCTTTTTTACAATATCGCCTATAACATGATAATCACGCGCCAGGGACCAACGGAGAAACAAACGCCCCAACCAGCCAAGATAATTATAACGACGACAAAAGGCGCCTATCCGCCAGAAAAAAGATACCCTTCCGGAAACGTCAATCCATAGAACCCGCTCCGGCTCCCCATCCCAGGCTGCGAGGAAAGTTGCCGCTGCCCTTTTTGCCGTTTCGCCGTCGTGCCCAACGGCTGCGGTATAAACTGCATGACCGGAAGGTGTTAAAGCGAAAAAACGAAGTCCACCTTGCCCTTCAGGAGTGTCAAAATGGGGCAACTCTTTTAACTCCTTCCAATCAGGGAGATGATGGAAAGATAAGCGCCCGGCGTGGAGGGCGGCGGCAACAACTGCCGCATGGGTACCGCTGAAACAAGCATAAATTATAATATTTCTTTTTATTGACGGCTTCAGTGGTGTAATTCTATTGTTTTGCCAAAGGTTACGATTTTCAGCGACAAAAAGCCCAAGACGAGGAAAGGCACGCCGCGTACCCCAAACAACCAACGGACGCCCCAAAAAGGTAAGGCCCATCCGGCGCGAAATGAAACCGCCGATACGCATGGACATGTTAACTAAGGGGGAAGTATTTAAAAGGAGTATATTTCTACGTGGTATACCTATAACGGCCGCTAAATTATATAGAAAGGTTTCAAAACGGGCGCCTAAATTTTTCTTTCCCACCGCATAAACTTTGTTACCGTAAGCATCGGTACCCATGTATTTGAGATCCCCTTCTTCGCCCCGGCTGCGGCCATCAAAATACGGCAGGGCCAAAAGCTCCGCTGCCGTAGGCAGCCTGTGACGGGATAGCAATCCCAGATGAATGGCCGCTGCCGTAACTGAAGAGTGGGAACCACCAAAACAGTGGTATATGACCATCATGTTAATCCTTCTGCCAGTCAGCCCTTTCTTCGTTTAATTGAAACTCCCTTTTATCTTCACGAGGTTTAGGTTGAGCATTTTCTTCTTCTTTTTTACGTCGCCATCCTATTAAATTTACCCATTCTATCGAGGTAAACTCCTTAAGTCTGGCTACCGCTTTATCCCAGCCGCCCGATGAGATAAGCAGGAAGGCGCCGCCGCCAATTACTAAAGCCAGGATGACAAACAGGACCCCTTTCCAGTCGGCAGCCGTGCTGGGTGTCTGGGCGGCTGCCGGCCTGGCCGCAACACCCAATACAGGGGGTACGATATCGGCAAAGAGGGTGACACCCCTTTCGGCCTCGGCCATGGTGTTAGTATGGGTACCGACTTCCACGAGCATGGCCCTTGGTGACAGATCCTGATTATAACTTCCGGCACCGATAAAAATTCCCCTGATTAAACCGGGATAGCGGGCATCGGCGGCAGCTTTAAGCCTTTTGGCAAAATCCAGGTTGGAACCCATATTCTGATTTTCCCGGCCGACAACCATACGAATCATCGTTACGTCCTGACCGTTGATTGTTCGACGGTAAAAAGTTGGATCGGGAACGCCGTCACGGTGGACGTCAAAGATTGCCGCTGCTCCCTTTTGCAACAAATTCATTGCCGTGCGGCGCGAGCGCCGATAGGCGCTATCGTCATGGGGGGCATGGGAGGTTTGATCTTCGATCACTGTTAGCCCTAGTCCCCGCAAGCGGTTGGCAAAGGTATTACCAACCTGGAGGATGCCGCCGCGTCCAGGTATACTTTCCGTTCCCTGGGTCGGTACGTACGATTCGTCATCGTGGGAATAATATACACCGATTACCTGGGAGCCTCCAGCCTGGGCGGGCATTACCTTTTCTACTTTTTCCTCAAAGGACAGCTGTTCTATTCCTATTTGACGGCAATAAGCGCGATTGCCTTCCACCCGTATCACTTTATAGCGCCGGTTGTCGGCAGAGATAAACTCGTCGTTAACGTAGACCCGGCGGGCCATCATATCTAAAACCCGGCCTTGTTCATCAACGAGTATAGAGTACTCCCCTTCCGTATGGGCCTGGCCCACGAGCAAATTTTCCAGAGTAAAAACCTTCACAACCCTATTCCGTTGACTTTCCTGGAAAACAAAGAGGAGTGCCAGAACCGCAAAGATAAATAGAAGAAACAATCTTTTATTCATTTTTATCCTGCCCTTCACCTTGATCACCACCTTTGGTTACTTCGTTATTTGCAAAAGGTTTCAATGATGCCCCTTTAAGTCCGGACAGCAGGGCCCGGGGTCGCCTAGAAACCTCCGGCCCCCCCTGAAGCCTTTCCCGGGTTTCGCCGATTACTTCCGCAAGAAGCACTGCCACGACGGCGGCC belongs to Moorella humiferrea and includes:
- the spoIVA gene encoding stage IV sporulation protein A; protein product: MENRDIFRDIAERTGGDIYLGVMGPVRSGKSTFITQFMEKLVLPNIKNPNERERARDELPQSGAGRMIMTTEPKFIPNEAVEITVREGLKVRVRIVDCVGYTVPGALGYEEDGGPRMVRTPWFEEPVPFQEAAETGTRKVITDHATIGIVVTTDGSITEISRQDYVDAEERVIWELKELGKPFVVLLNSLHPLAEETVTLAGELEAAYDVPVLPVDCLHLEEEDILHIMEEALYEFPVAEVNVNLPRWVDELAGDHWLRRQLENTVQEAVGEVRRLRDINGVVEKLNNNEYVARAALRDMDLGTGTAHIDLTTKEGLFYQVLREVSGLDIGGDHDVLRWIRELAGIKKEWDKIAYGIQEVRNTGYGVVTPSEEEMELAEPELIKQGGRSGVRLKATAPSYHFIRADITTEVTPLIGTEKQCEDLVKYIMEEFEDNPQKIWQTNVFGKSLSELVREGIQSKLYRMPESAQIKLQETIERIVNDGGGGLICIII
- a CDS encoding NAD(P)H-dependent glycerol-3-phosphate dehydrogenase, yielding MGGTIAVIGAGSWGTALAVLLAGKGFSVNLWVRRKEVARELDAKRENIAYLPGVTLPDGIRPMVELAECVKGVKLVVLAVPSHVVRTIARHLNPLLPREAVIVNTAKGLELDTQKRLSEVLKEEGFERIAVLSGPSHAEEVGRGLPTTVVVAAVDKKVAEYVQDIFMTPAFRVYTNPDMIGVEFGGALKNIIALATGIADGLGLGDNARAALMTRGIVEIARLGVALGGRPMTFAGLSGIGDLIVTCTSMYSRNRRAGIELGRGRPLDEVLAGMGMVVEGVRTTAAARDLALRHGIPMPITEEIYQVLYKGKPPQECVGALMQRPRTNEMEASVWQI
- the plsY gene encoding glycerol-3-phosphate 1-O-acyltransferase PlsY encodes the protein MWLLALALAYLIGSIPTAYVVGRFVYGFDIRKRGSGNVGATNALRTMGTVPGLVVLAVDALKGVIAVWLGQVAGGPWLAAVTALAAIIGHSWSLFLEFQGGKGVATTAGAVLAMAPAVVLWAGLLWLVIVVLSRYVSLGSIIAAAVAPFLMLFFHRPWPYTLFTLVGAALIIYRHRSNIKRLLTGTEHKLGERS
- the der gene encoding ribosome biogenesis GTPase Der, with the protein product MPKPVVAIVGRPNVGKSTLFNRITGSRIAIVEDTPGVTRDRLYHDADWRGCSFTLVDTGGIAVGNDDPLIVQVRRQAEAAVAEADVILFVVDARNGLTADDEEVANLLRRSGRPVILVANKVEDFRDPTPVHEFYRLGLGDPVPISAIHGLNIGDLLDRIVELLPRFHEVDDGEALRVAVVGRPNVGKSSIVNRLLGEERVIVSDLPGTTRDAIDTYIRRDEKEYVLIDTAGMRRKSRIVNATEHYSVLRTLKAVERSDVVLLILDGTEGVTEQDKKIAGYGHELGKASIIVVNKWDLVPKDDKTVVRYEEIIRRELSFMTYAPILFISALTGQRVARILPTVDAVGAAAARRVATSTLNDVVREAIMLTPPPAVKGQAVKIYYATQVKVKPPTFVFFCNRPDDVHFSYQRYLENQLRQAFGFEGTPLRLLFRQSKG
- a CDS encoding DUF512 domain-containing protein gives rise to the protein MTEKRAVITYVRPGSIAAEMGICPGDILLTVNGEQVTDFIVYRYLTADENLEVEVAKPDGERWILEIEKDYGEDLGLEFASATFDGLRRCRNKCIFCFVDQMPLGLRSSLYVKDDDFRYSFLHGNFITLTNLKPEDWDYIFRWHISPLYISVHTTNPLLRNKLLGNPRAGEIMTQLKRLAAAGIVMHTQIVLCPGLNDGPELERTIKDLGGLFPAVQSIAVVPVGLTSSRKHLYPLRRVTPEEATAIIDQIEVWQASFRRRYGCGLVYGADEFYLLAGLPLPPAAYYDEFPQVENGVGLTRLFLDDFDAALAHAEPRPDGPRRIAIATGTLAAPLLKELLPKIKAKAGELELMVVPVTNHFFGPEVTVAGLLTGRDLIEGLKGTVSWLRGKEGWVLIPDVMLKREALIFLDDLTPEVVARELGVKVEVVPTNGKGLIAGCCGIEMEESFCPNQ
- a CDS encoding DUF3189 family protein — translated: MMVIYHCFGGSHSSVTAAAIHLGLLSRHRLPTAAELLALPYFDGRSRGEEGDLKYMGTDAYGNKVYAVGKKNLGARFETFLYNLAAVIGIPRRNILLLNTSPLVNMSMRIGGFISRRMGLTFLGRPLVVWGTRRAFPRLGLFVAENRNLWQNNRITPLKPSIKRNIIIYACFSGTHAAVVAAALHAGRLSFHHLPDWKELKELPHFDTPEGQGGLRFFALTPSGHAVYTAAVGHDGETAKRAAATFLAAWDGEPERVLWIDVSGRVSFFWRIGAFCRRYNYLGWLGRLFLRWSLARDYHVIGDIVKKTKRQERGE
- the spoIIP gene encoding stage II sporulation protein P; protein product: MNKRLFLLFIFAVLALLFVFQESQRNRVVKVFTLENLLVGQAHTEGEYSILVDEQGRVLDMMARRVYVNDEFISADNRRYKVIRVEGNRAYCRQIGIEQLSFEEKVEKVMPAQAGGSQVIGVYYSHDDESYVPTQGTESIPGRGGILQVGNTFANRLRGLGLTVIEDQTSHAPHDDSAYRRSRRTAMNLLQKGAAAIFDVHRDGVPDPTFYRRTINGQDVTMIRMVVGRENQNMGSNLDFAKRLKAAADARYPGLIRGIFIGAGSYNQDLSPRAMLVEVGTHTNTMAEAERGVTLFADIVPPVLGVAARPAAAQTPSTAADWKGVLFVILALVIGGGAFLLISSGGWDKAVARLKEFTSIEWVNLIGWRRKKEEENAQPKPREDKREFQLNEERADWQKD